The Streptomyces sp. HUAS MG91 sequence GCCGTCCGCGATCTCCGCTGGAACTGAAGTTGTACCAACCGGCACTGACAACGGCGGCCGCGGGGCGCCCGGGCGGCTGTTGTCAGACCCAACCTCTACCGTCGGCGACGACGCGGCCGCACTCGGCGGACCGCGGGACGGGAGAGCCATGTACCGGCAGGGAGACGTGCTGATCGTGCCGCTCGCGGAGGGCGCGGTGCCGGCGCACGTACGCGACGCCCAGGACGAGCCGCGGGACGCCCGCGGGCGGCTGGTGCTCGCACTGGGCGAGGTCACGGGCCACGCCCACGCGGTCGTCGGCCCCGGCCGACTGGTCCGCGAGCCGGGCCCGTTCGGCCCACTGCTGCTCCAACTGCCCGACGGCGGACGAGTGGTGCACGAGGAGCACGCGGCGATACCGCTGCCCAAGGGCTGGTTCCGGGTGATCCGGCAGCGCGAGTACGTGCCCGGTTCGGTGCGGATCGTGGCGGACTGACCGGACGGGACACGGCCGGGCGGGACAGGGACAGGGCGACGAGTGAGCGCGGACGGGGCGATGCGGGGGATGACCGACACGATGAAGGCACAGCACATGACGGCAATGGCGGAGACGGGCGTACCGGTCGGGGTGGGGATCCAGGAGGACTCGGGGAGCGCCGCGACGGATCTGGCGCACTGGCGAGCGGTCGCCGCCGCCACCGGACCCGCCGACCGGGAGACGGCCGAGGCAGGTGTGCGGCGCGCCTACCGCGATGCCGGTCTGACCGAGCCCGTACGCATCCTGTGGGCGGACTCGCCGCGCGCTGCCGTGACGCTGCTCGTACGGCTCGCTGGGGATGACGAACTGGGTTCATCTGTCAGGGACGTGGTGCGCAACGGGCCATGGGCCGAGGCCCGCGAGCGGCTGCACGCGCGGCTCGGCCCGAGCGGCTGGGGCGCGCACTGGAACGCCACGGGAGGCCGCCTGTGGAACACCACTCAGATGCTGGTCGACCGCATCAGAACGGGCGTCGTGGAGGACCTGGCCGCGCCGTCCCGCACGGTCGCGGGCGCACGGGACCGCAGGAGCGAGACGGCGATCCGGCTCATGCTCCTGGACGCGGTGTTCGGCCAGCACGAGGCCGCCTGGCTGAGCGCTTTCGGCTCGTCCGACACGGAGTCGGACTCGCGGCTGGACGGGTTGGCGCAGGTCGCAAGGTCGGCCGGCTGGTGGTGGCCGTACGAGCGGGTGGCCGTGGTGTGCGAGCGGCCCACGGAGCTGCACCGCGACGAGGCCGGCCGCCTCGACAGCGCCACCGGACCCGCCCTGGCCTTCCCTGATGGATTCGCGCTGCACGCCTGGCGCGGCATGCCGGTGCCCGCCGACTTCCTGGCCGGGCTCGCCGGGCTGACCCCGCAGCGCATCCGCGACGAGGAGAACGCGGAACTGCGCCGGGTGATGCTGGAGCACTTCGGCTACGACCGCTATCTGACGGAGTCCGGAGCGGAGCCCGTGCACCGGGACGCCACCGGCATCCTGTGGCGGGTCCAGCTCCCCGGCGACGAGGACGTGGTGATGGTCGAGGTCGTCAACTCCACTCCGGAGCCCGACGGGACGCACCGCACCTACTGGCTGCGCGTGCCGCCGCGCACGAGAACCGCACGTGAGGGCGTCGCCTGGACGTTCGGGCTCCAGGCCGACGCGTACGAGCCGCAGCGCGAGACGTGAGGGGCGGGCGGACGAGGGGGCGACAGATACGGGGAGGCCGGCACCCCACGCCGAGAGGATCGAGGCCGGGCAGCGTGCCGCCGGGGACGGCCGCGGCCGCGCGTTGAACCAGGCCGCGCGACCCTTGGTGAAGGACGCTCCCGGGTGGTCGCGGTGTCGTCACTCCGCCCGGGGACGCAGCGCGTCGACGATCAGGTCGAGCGCGCGACCGGTCTGCTCCGGTGAGCTGCCGGACGCTGCGGCCAGCGAGACGCCGAGGAGCAGAGTGGTCACGTCGTCCGGGTCGACGTCGCTGCGCAGGGTTCCGCCGCGGGCCCCCGCCGCGAGGAGTTCGCCGACCGCCGCGGCGATCCGCTCGCGGGTTGGACGGGTCGGCATGGTGGTCGGGGAGGGGCCGGAGCGCAGCATGTCGATCATGCCGTGCTTGGTCGCCGCGAACGCGGTGTAGCGGTCCAGCCATGCCCGTAGCGCCGGGACCGGGGGCAGCTCGTCGAGCAGCTCGGACGCGGCGGCGGCGAGTGCGTCGAGCTCGGCTGCGTAGACCGCTTCGACGAGCGCCTCCCGGGTCGGGAAGTGCCGGTAGAGCGTGCCGATGCCGACACCCGCCGCGCGCGCGACGGCGTCGAGGGTGACCGGGCCTTCGGCGGTGGCGCTGAACACGGACCGGGCCGCCGTGAGCAGCTTCTCGCGGTTGCGCCGCGCGTCGGAGCGGCCCGCCCGGCCCGTGCCGGCGGGGCGGCCCGTACGGGCGCCGGACGTGTCGCCCCCGGGAATGTCCGGTGCGGGCGGCTCGAGTGCGGTCAAAGCGGAGGCTCCTCCGGTTCGTGCTACGGTTGTTTTAACGGAGGCTCCTCCGTTTCACCTCGATCATCTCACGAGGACAGGACTCCCATGCCTTCTGCCAATCCTTCCCCCTCCGAGTCCGCGATCGACTCCCGGACCACGGCCTCCGGCGCCCCGCGCGCCGGAGGCGCCGGACGGTTCGCCGGGCGCACCGTCTCCCGCGTCGGCTTCGGTGCCATGCAGCTGCCCCGACTCGCAGACGACCGCAAGGCCGCCCTCGGCGTGCTGCGCCGCGCGGTCGAGCTCGGCGTGGACCACATCGACACCGCCCAGTTCTACGGCAACGGGTTCTCCAACGACCTGATCCGCGAGGCGATCCGCCCCGAGGACGACGTGCTCGTCGTCAGCAAGGTCGGCGCCACGCCCGACGACGGTCCCGTTCACCTCCGCCTTGCTCAGCGCCCCGAGGAACTGCGGGCCAGCGTCGAGGACAACCTCGCCAGCCTCGGCGTCGAGCAGGTCCCCGTGGTCAACCTGCGCCGCGCCGACCACGGTCCCGGCCTGCGCGCCGAGGGCGACCAGGACGTCGACCTCGACGACCAGCTCGCCGTCATGACCGCGCTGCGCGACGAGGGCAAAATCGGTGCCATCGGCCTGAGCAGCACCACCATCGACGTCCTGCGCCGATCGCTTCCGGCGGGCATCGTCTGCGTGCAGAACGCCTACAGCATCGTCTCCCGCGAGGACGAGGACATGGTCGAGCTGTGCCGCGCCGAGGGCATCGCCTGGGTGCCGTACTTCCCGCTCGGCAGCGCCTTCCCCGGCCTCCCGAAGGCGACCGAGGAGCCCGCAGTCCTCGCCGCCGCCGAGCGGCTGGACGCCTCGCCCGCGCAGATCGCCCTCGCCTGGCTGCTCCACCACACCCCCAACACGCTGCTCATCCCGGGCACCGCCGACGCCGACCATCTCGCGGCCAACGTCGCTGCGGGCGCGATCCGGCTCGACGAGGCGACCCTCGCCACCCTCGACGCGATCCCGTCCCGCACGGGCGACATCGAGATCCGCTGACGTCACGACCGGCCTTCCGGGCGACCTCTTCTCCGGAGCCCTTCGCCGGGCCGGGCCGTTCTTCAGGGACGGCCCCGCCCGGGACGACAGCACCCGGACGACAGAACCCGGGTGGCAGCACTCCACGGAACGGGAGCACCCCATGTCACTGAACGCCGAAGAACGTCGCCGTACAGGCACGGAACTCAGGAGCAACCTCGCCCTGACCGGTCTCACCGACCAGCAGGTCGCGGCCGACCTGGAGTGGACACAGGACCGGCTCACCAACACCCTCGACATCGAGGGCGCCGACCCCGTGGACGTGTGGCAACTGCGCGACTACCTCGCGCAGGCCGTCCGCGACGCGGGACGCGAACCCGTCCCGTTCACCGTCCTGACCGACCGGTCGAGGAAAATGGCCCGCGCCTGGTTCGGGCTGCGCACGGCGCCGCGACACGACTTCACGCCGACCGCCTGAGGCATGGGGGCGACAGCGGGCGGTCGCGCTCGGCTGACCCGGCCGCCAGGCGTGCTCGGCGGCGGCCCCGGATAGAGTCTGCCGTTGATCAAGGGGCCCGGACGTCGGGACCCTCGTACCAGGGTGGGGAAGCGATGAACGAGGCACCGGCCGGGACGACGTGGCAGCTGACGGACGACAAGGGCGGGAAGCTGGCGGGTCGCTGGT is a genomic window containing:
- a CDS encoding DUF6745 domain-containing protein: MAETGVPVGVGIQEDSGSAATDLAHWRAVAAATGPADRETAEAGVRRAYRDAGLTEPVRILWADSPRAAVTLLVRLAGDDELGSSVRDVVRNGPWAEARERLHARLGPSGWGAHWNATGGRLWNTTQMLVDRIRTGVVEDLAAPSRTVAGARDRRSETAIRLMLLDAVFGQHEAAWLSAFGSSDTESDSRLDGLAQVARSAGWWWPYERVAVVCERPTELHRDEAGRLDSATGPALAFPDGFALHAWRGMPVPADFLAGLAGLTPQRIRDEENAELRRVMLEHFGYDRYLTESGAEPVHRDATGILWRVQLPGDEDVVMVEVVNSTPEPDGTHRTYWLRVPPRTRTAREGVAWTFGLQADAYEPQRET
- a CDS encoding TetR/AcrR family transcriptional regulator, which codes for MTALEPPAPDIPGGDTSGARTGRPAGTGRAGRSDARRNREKLLTAARSVFSATAEGPVTLDAVARAAGVGIGTLYRHFPTREALVEAVYAAELDALAAAASELLDELPPVPALRAWLDRYTAFAATKHGMIDMLRSGPSPTTMPTRPTRERIAAAVGELLAAGARGGTLRSDVDPDDVTTLLLGVSLAAASGSSPEQTGRALDLIVDALRPRAE
- a CDS encoding aldo/keto reductase; this translates as MPSANPSPSESAIDSRTTASGAPRAGGAGRFAGRTVSRVGFGAMQLPRLADDRKAALGVLRRAVELGVDHIDTAQFYGNGFSNDLIREAIRPEDDVLVVSKVGATPDDGPVHLRLAQRPEELRASVEDNLASLGVEQVPVVNLRRADHGPGLRAEGDQDVDLDDQLAVMTALRDEGKIGAIGLSSTTIDVLRRSLPAGIVCVQNAYSIVSREDEDMVELCRAEGIAWVPYFPLGSAFPGLPKATEEPAVLAAAERLDASPAQIALAWLLHHTPNTLLIPGTADADHLAANVAAGAIRLDEATLATLDAIPSRTGDIEIR
- a CDS encoding DUF2316 family protein codes for the protein MSLNAEERRRTGTELRSNLALTGLTDQQVAADLEWTQDRLTNTLDIEGADPVDVWQLRDYLAQAVRDAGREPVPFTVLTDRSRKMARAWFGLRTAPRHDFTPTA